One Rhinolophus sinicus isolate RSC01 linkage group LG06, ASM3656204v1, whole genome shotgun sequence DNA window includes the following coding sequences:
- the PDZK1IP1 gene encoding PDZK1-interacting protein 1: MPPLMLVLLGVLMAAPPASCQGRGNLQPWMQGLIAMAVFLVLVAIAFAVNHFWCQEEPEPMSTVVTIGNKADGILVGTEGKYSSMAASFRSSEHENAYENVTEEEGKVRSTPM; encoded by the exons ATGCCACCTCTCATGCTGGTCCTTCTGGGTGTGCTCATGGCAGCGCCACCTGCCAGCTGTCAAG GCCGGGGGAACCTGCAGCCCTGGATGCAAGGCCTTATCGCCATGGCCGTGTTCCTGGTCCTCGTTGCAATTGCCTTTGCTGTCAACCACTTCTGGTGCCAAGAAGAGCC GGAGCCTATGAGCACGGTCGTGACCATTGGAAACAAGGCAGATGGGATCCTAGTAGGAACAGAAGGAAAGTACTCCTCGATGGCTGCCAGCTTCAG GTCCAGTGAGCATGAGAACGCCTATGAGAATGTTACCGAGGAGGAGGGCAAGGTCCGGAGCACCCCCATGTAA